A single region of the Micropterus dolomieu isolate WLL.071019.BEF.003 ecotype Adirondacks linkage group LG18, ASM2129224v1, whole genome shotgun sequence genome encodes:
- the rfesd gene encoding Rieske domain-containing protein codes for MEAKEQTTGGPYFVGKTNELIEAKRSFRTLEGRDVLIIHHLGVFYAMDSYCYHAGGMLQNGDIEDIDGKLCIICPKHKYRISLAEGEGLYKGTNPQEKPPVPRWYSKGVKQRIHEVTESNGEVYVKLSQDRHWVDSDFYQGEAGKVERAKAEAAEEKNDNSNTWMRMASL; via the exons ATGGAGGCGAAGGAGCAGACCACAGGAGGGCCTTATTTTGTGGGGAAAACCAATGAATTGATTGAAGCAAAGCGCTCTTTCAGAACATTAGAAGGTCGGGATGTACTGATCATCCACCATCTGGGAGTCTTCTATGCTATGGACTCTTACTGTTATC ATGCTGGGGGAATGCTGCAGAATGGAGACATTGAG GACATTGACGGCAAGCTGTGCATAATTTGTCCAAAGCACAAGTACAGGATTTCTCTTGCCGAAGGGGAGGGCTTATACAAGGGCACCAACCCCCAGGAAAAGCCACCTGTGCCCAGATGGTACTCCAAGGGTGTGAAGCAGCGGATCCACGAGGTCACTGAGAGCAACGGGGAAGTCTATGTCAAGCTCTCTCAGGACAGGCACTGGGTCGATTCAGACTTCTACCAGGGAGAGGCCGGCAAGGTGGAAAGGGCCAAAGCAGAAGCAGCTGAGGAGAAGAATGATAATAGTAACACATGGATGAGAATGGCATCTCtatag
- the glrx gene encoding glutaredoxin-1, with protein MAQQFVQTKIKGDKVVLFMKPTCSYCSMAKDVLSKYKFKPGHLEYIDISGRSDMGIMQDYFLELTGERTVPRVFIGEECVGGGSDVAALHKSGKLEGMLQSIGALQ; from the exons ATGGCGCAGCAGTTTGTGCAGACCAAAATCAAAGGAGACAAAGTGGTGCTGTTCATGAAGCCCACATGCTCGTACTGCAGCATGGCCAAAGACGTTTTGTCAAAATACAAGTTCAAACCGGGACATTTGGAGTACATTGATATTAGCGGACGCAGCGACATGGGCATCATGCAAGACTATTTCCTGGAGCTCACCGGAGAGCGCACG GTCCCACGGGTGTTCATTGGTGAGGAGTGTGTTGGAGGCGGCAGCGACGTGGCGGCGCTGCATAAGAGTGGTAAACTGGAGGGCATGCTGCAGTCTATTGGAGCCCTGCAGTGA
- the rhobtb3 gene encoding rho-related BTB domain-containing protein 3 isoform X1, which produces MSIHIVALGSECPGGVGPGEEIMGQGQLQGGLLWSYLGHGALVGPCDLESSLHNPAFMEYTSRVFGDVTVVVRDCPSWDLLDSDWASVRKVLEQADILVIKYSVTDKLAFQQVRNGYAPRLRPLLRHWGVPVILVAVGARLNDEGPPCTCPLCASDWSSCVPHSEGLQLSRDLGATYLELPSLNHVFVGRYFGSVLEYFMIQCLKHKAKERPEKRRGNKVNELRPPHLEQPARLPPIRVEESSFSQDMQWLLERGVQFADVAFYAGDSGKELGWAHAAVLCAVSPYFRQLLLGPKTRERPQSRCACRERDGGPHSLLSTWDGGIIDDMPRLEGHLTGRLSRLVVKDPLLCMCLWETLMFIYRGAWEWDHLQEALEEKLKNSLAVAQLMERIRSLIGRDRGPRDTPSARAAQLGPQTLVNLFNSPLYSDVIFMVQGSVLPAHRAVLVARCDVMAAMFSGKYAEARSRVVPIHGVSSDTFLSFLEYLYTDSCCPEGQWTFDGILMYRRNKHHRQIGKHLRGTVVFYSRPRSRNAAQNKSADDKSHQPSV; this is translated from the exons AT GTCCATCCACATTGTGGCTCTGGGCAGCGAGTGCCCCGGAGGAGTCGGGCCGGGGGAGGAGATCATGGGCCAGGGGCAGCTGCAGGGAGGCCTGCTGTGGAGCTACCTTGGTCACGGAGCGCTGGTGGGACCCTGCGACTTGGAGAGCAGCCTGCACAACCCAGCCTTCATGGAGTACACCTCACGTGTGTTTGGAGATGTCACTGTAGTGGTTCGGGATTGCCCCAGCTGG GACTTGTTGGACAGCGATTGGGCCAGCGTACGGAAAGTTCTTGAGCAGGCTGACATCCTGGTCATTAAATATTCAGTCACTGACAAGCTGGCCTTCCAGCAGGTCAGGAACGGCTACGCCCCGAGACTCCGCCCGCTCCTGAGGCACTGGGGCGTGCCTGTCATCCTGGTCGCTGTTGGAGCGCGGCTGAACG ATGAAGGTCCTCCCTGTACGTGTCCGCTGTGTGCGTCTGACTGGAGCAGCTGTGTGCCTCACAGTGAAGGTCTGCAGCTGTCCCGGGACCTGGGGGCCACCTATCTGGAGTTGCCCTCTCTCAACCACGTCTTTGTGGGTCGCTACTTCGGCAGCGTG CTGGAGTACTTCATGATTCAGTGTCTGAAACACAAAGCCAAAGAGAGGCCAGAGAAGAGGCGAGGAAATAAAGTGAACGAGCTTCGTCCCCCTCATTTAGAACAACCAG CACGTCTTCCCCCTATCCGAGTAGAGGAGTCCAGCTTCTCACAGGACATGCAGTGGTTGTTGGAGCGTGGCGTGCAGTTTGCCGATGTGGCTTTCTACGCCGGGGACTCTGGGAAAGAATTGGGGTGGGCGCATGCGGCTGTGCTGTGTGCTGTCAGCCCGTACTTCAGACAGCTGCTCCTGGGGCCCAAGACGAG GGAACGTCCCCAGTCACGGTGCGCTTGCAGAGAGCGGGATGGAGGCCCCCATTCGCTGCTCTCCACCTGGGACGGAGGGATTATTGATGACATGCCAAGATTAGAAGGGCACCTGACAGGACGCCTCTCTCGTCTGGTAGTGAAGGACCCTCTCCTCTGTATGTGCTTGTGGGAGActctcatgtttatttacagag GAGCGTGGGAGTGGGACCACCTTCAGGAGGCCCTGGAGGAGAAGCTGAAGAATTCACTAGCTGTGGCTCAGCTTATGGAGCGCATACGATCCCTCATTGGCAGAGACAGG ggtcCCAGGGACACCCCCAGTGCGCGGGCAGCTCAGCTCGGCCCCCAGACTCTTGTCAACCTCTTCAATTCTCCTCTTTACTCTGATGTCATCTTCATGGTGCAAG gGAGTGTATTGCCAGCCCACCGGGCAGTGCTGGTGGCACGCTGTGACGTCATGGCGGCCATGTTCAGTGGGAAGTATGCAGAGGCCCGGAGCCGAGTGGTGCCCATCCACGGTGTCTCCTCAGATACCTTCCTGTCTTTCCTGGAGTACCTCTACACTGACTCCTGCTGTCCTG AAGGACAATGGACCTTTGATGGCATTTTAATGTACCGCAGAAATAAGCACCATCGTCAAATTGGAAAACACTTGAGAGGTACAGTAGTGTTTTACTCTAGGCCTCGCTCACGAAACGCAGCCCAAAACAAAAGCGCAGATGACAAGTCCCATCAGCCATCTGTGTGA
- the rhobtb3 gene encoding rho-related BTB domain-containing protein 3 isoform X2, translating into MSIHIVALGSECPGGVGPGEEIMGQGQLQGGLLWSYLGHGALVGPCDLESSLHNPAFMEYTSRVFGDVTVVVRDCPSWDLLDSDWASVRKVLEQADILVIKYSVTDKLAFQQVRNGYAPRLRPLLRHWGVPVILVAVGARLNDEGPPCTCPLCASDWSSCVPHSEGLQLSRDLGATYLELPSLNHVFVGRYFGSVLEYFMIQCLKHKAKERPEKRRGNKVNELRPPHLEQPARLPPIRVEESSFSQDMQWLLERGVQFADVAFYAGDSGKELGWAHAAVLCAVSPYFRQLLLGPKTRERPQSRCACRERDGGPHSLLSTWDGGIIDDMPRLEGHLTGRLSRLVVKDPLLCMCLWETLMFIYRGAWEWDHLQEALEEKLKNSLAVAQLMERIRSLIGRDRGPRDTPSARAAQLGPQTLVNLFNSPLYSDVIFMVQGSVLPAHRAVLVARCDVMAAMFSGKYAEARSRVVPIHGVSSDTFLSFLEYLYTDSCCPASVLQAMAVLVCAEMYQVKRLQHLCEVCVCAYLQSMPSRELSSTGISVIRLLRRAKCHNAEQLYIWLLHFIANNYLIFSHKPDFLELSEEEREQVERLRWPSRGYLQELSEYQQRRRKLRKSRCIVM; encoded by the exons AT GTCCATCCACATTGTGGCTCTGGGCAGCGAGTGCCCCGGAGGAGTCGGGCCGGGGGAGGAGATCATGGGCCAGGGGCAGCTGCAGGGAGGCCTGCTGTGGAGCTACCTTGGTCACGGAGCGCTGGTGGGACCCTGCGACTTGGAGAGCAGCCTGCACAACCCAGCCTTCATGGAGTACACCTCACGTGTGTTTGGAGATGTCACTGTAGTGGTTCGGGATTGCCCCAGCTGG GACTTGTTGGACAGCGATTGGGCCAGCGTACGGAAAGTTCTTGAGCAGGCTGACATCCTGGTCATTAAATATTCAGTCACTGACAAGCTGGCCTTCCAGCAGGTCAGGAACGGCTACGCCCCGAGACTCCGCCCGCTCCTGAGGCACTGGGGCGTGCCTGTCATCCTGGTCGCTGTTGGAGCGCGGCTGAACG ATGAAGGTCCTCCCTGTACGTGTCCGCTGTGTGCGTCTGACTGGAGCAGCTGTGTGCCTCACAGTGAAGGTCTGCAGCTGTCCCGGGACCTGGGGGCCACCTATCTGGAGTTGCCCTCTCTCAACCACGTCTTTGTGGGTCGCTACTTCGGCAGCGTG CTGGAGTACTTCATGATTCAGTGTCTGAAACACAAAGCCAAAGAGAGGCCAGAGAAGAGGCGAGGAAATAAAGTGAACGAGCTTCGTCCCCCTCATTTAGAACAACCAG CACGTCTTCCCCCTATCCGAGTAGAGGAGTCCAGCTTCTCACAGGACATGCAGTGGTTGTTGGAGCGTGGCGTGCAGTTTGCCGATGTGGCTTTCTACGCCGGGGACTCTGGGAAAGAATTGGGGTGGGCGCATGCGGCTGTGCTGTGTGCTGTCAGCCCGTACTTCAGACAGCTGCTCCTGGGGCCCAAGACGAG GGAACGTCCCCAGTCACGGTGCGCTTGCAGAGAGCGGGATGGAGGCCCCCATTCGCTGCTCTCCACCTGGGACGGAGGGATTATTGATGACATGCCAAGATTAGAAGGGCACCTGACAGGACGCCTCTCTCGTCTGGTAGTGAAGGACCCTCTCCTCTGTATGTGCTTGTGGGAGActctcatgtttatttacagag GAGCGTGGGAGTGGGACCACCTTCAGGAGGCCCTGGAGGAGAAGCTGAAGAATTCACTAGCTGTGGCTCAGCTTATGGAGCGCATACGATCCCTCATTGGCAGAGACAGG ggtcCCAGGGACACCCCCAGTGCGCGGGCAGCTCAGCTCGGCCCCCAGACTCTTGTCAACCTCTTCAATTCTCCTCTTTACTCTGATGTCATCTTCATGGTGCAAG gGAGTGTATTGCCAGCCCACCGGGCAGTGCTGGTGGCACGCTGTGACGTCATGGCGGCCATGTTCAGTGGGAAGTATGCAGAGGCCCGGAGCCGAGTGGTGCCCATCCACGGTGTCTCCTCAGATACCTTCCTGTCTTTCCTGGAGTACCTCTACACTGACTCCTGCTGTCCTG CCAGTGTGCTGCAGGCCATGGCCGTGCTGGTCTGCGCTGAGATGTACCAGGTGAAACGTCTGCAGCATCTGTGTGAAGTGTGCGTGTGCGCTTACCTTCAGAGCATGCCCAGCAGAGAGCTGTCATCTACAGGTATCAGCGTGATTCGACTACTTCGCCGAGCAAAG TGCCACAACGCAGAGCAGCTGTATATCTGGCTCCTCCACTTCATCGCCAACAACTACCTGATCTTCAGTCACAAACCTGACTTCCTGGAGCTCTCAG AGGAGGAGCGTGAGCAGGTGGAGAGGCTACGCTGGCCGTCCAGAGGCTACCTGCAGGAGCTCAGCGAGTACCAGCAGCGGCGACGCAAACTACGCAAGTCCCGCTGCATAGTCATGTGA